In Rouxiella sp. WC2420, the following proteins share a genomic window:
- a CDS encoding LysR family transcriptional regulator, translating to MNEKDWLIIHSVYQHKNITRAAEQLYTSQPALSYRLKQIERKLAVKLFDENQKGLVFSAQGEYLAQHAQKVLRDLQQLKENLHSLDHAQQGEISIGVSSNYAAYRLPPLLNRFRQLHPGIRINLMSGLSEEIFTLLQRGEIDFAIVKDDYSWKEGKELIDEDDYLLISQHDFDFALLPHLPQIRIIHGQHVTQLLERWWNAHFSQTPNIAMTVDKLEVCLGMVTHGLGYAIISSYLPLPESLYRRPITLDGQNIKNRTLLLYRHNLQTSPVMQSFMHILKGHQL from the coding sequence ATGAATGAAAAAGATTGGCTGATTATTCACAGCGTCTATCAACATAAAAATATCACTCGCGCAGCAGAGCAGCTTTACACTTCCCAGCCGGCCCTGAGTTATCGACTCAAACAAATTGAGCGCAAGCTGGCGGTAAAGCTGTTTGATGAAAATCAGAAAGGACTGGTGTTCAGTGCTCAGGGCGAATATTTGGCCCAGCACGCCCAAAAAGTTTTACGCGACTTACAGCAGCTGAAAGAAAATCTGCACAGTCTGGATCATGCCCAGCAGGGCGAGATATCGATTGGGGTATCCAGTAATTACGCGGCTTATCGTCTGCCGCCGCTGTTAAATCGTTTTCGTCAGCTTCATCCGGGAATACGCATTAATCTGATGAGCGGGCTCAGCGAGGAAATTTTTACTTTATTGCAACGCGGGGAAATTGACTTCGCCATCGTGAAAGATGATTACAGCTGGAAAGAAGGCAAAGAATTAATTGATGAAGACGATTACCTGCTGATTAGTCAGCACGATTTTGATTTTGCACTTCTGCCGCATTTGCCGCAGATCCGCATTATTCATGGCCAGCACGTTACCCAATTATTGGAGCGCTGGTGGAACGCTCATTTCTCGCAGACGCCGAATATCGCCATGACTGTCGATAAACTCGAAGTGTGCCTGGGCATGGTGACTCACGGGCTGGGTTACGCGATCATTTCGAGCTATCTGCCGCTGCCGGAAAGCCTCTATCGCCGCCCCATTACTCTTGACGGGCAAAACATTAAAAATCGCACCCTGCTACTTTATCGACATAATCTGCAAACTTCGCCGGTGATGCAGTCTTTTATGCACATTCTCAAAGGGCATCAGCTTTAA
- a CDS encoding lysine N(6)-hydroxylase/L-ornithine N(5)-oxygenase family protein, translating to MTLDLIGVGIGPFNLSLAALAKETGLIQSTFFDTHHEFGWHPGMLLPTATMQTYVLQDLVTTVAPRSEFSFINYLVERKKIYRFLATEQLIISRDEFSDYLRWACEKMPNLHFSQPVEQIDFDDRQQFFRVQTAKGEYQSRHICLGSGHAPWTPLSARSAVGKNCFHAAEIELLEPDFTGKRVMIVGGGQSGADIMLNTLDGHWGQPAQLSWLSRRPNFQPLDESIFTNEYFTPEYVNYFYTLPVEVREREIKTQKLPSDGISYHTLEKIYHHLYHKFDVLQEPRNVSLLPHRTLKNITRIGESRFTLEALHGLSQCDEHFEADIVILATGYRPALPKYLEPLLDRIPYDNEKHLPLEANFNLRWHGPECNRIYAVNAGIHSHGSAEGQLTLTAWRSAKIVNHLLGKPYYDITPCQSLVQWWPGK from the coding sequence ATGACTCTTGATCTTATTGGTGTCGGGATTGGCCCTTTTAACCTCAGTCTCGCGGCTCTGGCGAAGGAGACGGGCCTGATTCAAAGCACTTTTTTTGATACCCATCATGAATTTGGCTGGCATCCCGGCATGTTGTTACCCACCGCGACAATGCAGACCTACGTTTTGCAGGATCTGGTTACCACCGTTGCACCGCGCAGTGAGTTTTCATTCATCAATTATCTGGTGGAGCGGAAGAAGATTTATCGTTTTTTAGCCACCGAACAGCTAATTATCAGCCGCGATGAGTTTTCAGACTATTTGCGCTGGGCCTGTGAAAAGATGCCGAATCTGCACTTTTCGCAGCCGGTTGAACAGATTGACTTTGACGATCGCCAGCAGTTTTTTCGCGTACAGACCGCCAAAGGTGAATATCAGTCGCGACATATCTGCCTTGGCTCAGGTCACGCGCCGTGGACGCCGCTGTCTGCACGTTCTGCGGTAGGGAAAAACTGTTTCCACGCTGCTGAAATTGAGCTGCTGGAGCCGGATTTTACCGGCAAGCGGGTGATGATTGTCGGCGGTGGACAAAGCGGTGCCGATATTATGCTTAACACGCTGGACGGGCATTGGGGCCAACCGGCGCAGCTGAGCTGGTTATCGCGCCGCCCCAACTTCCAGCCGCTGGATGAATCAATTTTCACCAACGAATACTTCACCCCAGAATACGTTAACTATTTTTATACCCTGCCGGTTGAAGTGCGGGAGCGCGAAATTAAAACGCAGAAACTGCCGTCTGACGGCATTAGCTATCACACGCTGGAAAAAATTTATCACCATCTTTACCACAAGTTTGACGTGTTGCAGGAACCGAGAAACGTTTCTCTGTTGCCGCATCGCACGCTGAAAAATATTACCCGCATTGGCGAAAGTCGCTTTACCCTCGAGGCACTTCACGGATTAAGTCAGTGCGATGAGCATTTTGAGGCCGATATTGTGATTTTAGCTACCGGCTATCGCCCCGCATTGCCGAAATATCTGGAACCACTGCTCGACCGCATTCCCTATGATAACGAGAAGCACCTGCCGCTGGAGGCGAATTTTAACCTGCGCTGGCATGGCCCGGAGTGTAATCGAATTTACGCGGTTAATGCCGGAATTCACAGCCACGGCAGTGCCGAGGGGCAACTGACTCTAACCGCTTGGCGATCGGCAAAAATCGTCAATCACCTGCTCGGCAAGCCGTACTATGACATAACCCCTTGCCAGTCGCTGGTGCAGTGGTGGCCGGGGAAATGA
- a CDS encoding PhzF family phenazine biosynthesis protein yields the protein MSVKRRFKQVDVFTAQPLKGNPLAVVLDATGMSDEQMAAFARWTNLSETTFVLPATEANADYWVRIFTPGGELPFAGHPTLGTAHALLESGLLPKTAGQLIQQCGVGLVKVKLLSEGGLAFAAPDATINVLKNEHYPLLDDAIHHAARAADSEAFVVDMGIRWLVVRINSAEECLQVKANSAALAELQEQAGVNGLAIYGPHPQGAELDYEVRALLVEQSQLVEDPVTGSANACLARVLSQQNFPDGGSTSSQYRVRQGTVLQRDGRVFVNYDCQDQPWIGGETRTLIDGSLNI from the coding sequence ATGTCAGTTAAACGCCGTTTTAAGCAGGTCGATGTTTTTACTGCTCAACCATTGAAAGGTAACCCTCTGGCGGTAGTTCTTGATGCAACAGGGATGAGCGATGAGCAAATGGCGGCTTTTGCCCGCTGGACCAATTTGTCTGAAACGACGTTTGTTTTACCCGCCACCGAGGCGAACGCCGATTACTGGGTGCGAATTTTCACGCCGGGCGGAGAATTGCCTTTTGCCGGGCACCCTACGCTGGGTACGGCACACGCACTGCTTGAGTCTGGTTTGCTGCCAAAAACGGCGGGCCAGCTGATTCAGCAATGTGGCGTGGGGCTGGTGAAAGTAAAATTGCTGTCCGAAGGAGGACTGGCGTTTGCCGCGCCGGATGCCACCATCAACGTTTTAAAAAACGAGCATTATCCGTTGCTTGACGACGCGATACACCATGCGGCTCGTGCGGCAGACAGCGAGGCTTTTGTCGTTGATATGGGTATCCGTTGGCTAGTGGTGAGAATTAACAGCGCTGAAGAATGTTTGCAGGTTAAAGCCAACAGTGCGGCGCTGGCAGAGCTTCAAGAGCAGGCCGGAGTCAATGGACTGGCAATTTACGGCCCGCACCCGCAGGGAGCTGAATTGGACTATGAAGTCAGGGCATTGCTGGTTGAACAATCGCAGCTGGTGGAAGATCCCGTGACGGGCAGCGCCAATGCTTGTCTGGCCCGCGTGCTGTCACAGCAAAATTTCCCGGACGGTGGGTCAACGTCCAGTCAGTATCGCGTTCGCCAAGGTACGGTGTTGCAACGCGATGGCCGGGTGTTCGTTAACTATGACTGTCAGGACCAGCCGTGGATTGGCGGTGAAACGCGTACCTTGATCGACGGCTCGCTGAATATTTAA
- a CDS encoding class IV adenylate cyclase, whose protein sequence is MARNVEIKARIDDFSALYAKIALLADGVPDLIDQDDTFFVCPHGRLKLRKLAADRGELIFYKRDDKAGPKTSFYSISETQDPDGLRETLTLAYGSAGRVIKQRTLFMVGQTRLHLDRVKDLGDFLEFEVVLEEHETEAQGIAIAEELLECLEIQRQELVDQAYVDLLRQQHHSST, encoded by the coding sequence ATGGCTCGCAATGTTGAAATCAAAGCACGGATTGATGATTTTTCTGCCCTGTATGCAAAAATAGCCCTTCTGGCAGACGGCGTGCCTGACCTTATTGATCAAGATGATACCTTCTTTGTTTGCCCCCATGGACGACTTAAGTTGCGCAAGCTGGCGGCGGATCGCGGAGAGCTGATTTTTTATAAGCGTGATGATAAGGCCGGTCCGAAAACCAGTTTCTATTCTATTTCTGAAACCCAGGATCCCGACGGGCTGCGCGAAACTTTGACACTCGCCTATGGCAGCGCCGGAAGGGTAATCAAGCAGCGCACGCTATTTATGGTGGGGCAAACTCGCCTGCATCTGGACCGCGTCAAAGATCTGGGGGATTTTCTGGAGTTTGAAGTCGTGCTGGAGGAACATGAGACAGAGGCGCAGGGTATTGCTATTGCAGAAGAATTATTAGAATGCCTTGAAATCCAGCGCCAGGAACTGGTCGATCAAGCATATGTTGATTTGCTCAGGCAGCAGCATCATTCGTCTACGTAA
- a CDS encoding DUF1198 domain-containing protein, which produces MIWIMIAALVVVFVIGYWFMTADTRKANDSLASLLKIKPVYIESMLLEMGKRQSAMFIRSISGGYAEEIRKAAYIVFIYQTFIKDASDENILTWRNVLVRAHLNPVLTSEHAELALFYFSELDIEPFELAQFRRSYNDTFNQLHLVS; this is translated from the coding sequence ATGATATGGATTATGATTGCTGCACTGGTTGTCGTTTTTGTCATTGGCTATTGGTTTATGACGGCGGACACCAGAAAGGCGAACGATTCGCTTGCCAGCCTGTTGAAAATCAAGCCGGTTTACATTGAGTCAATGCTGTTGGAAATGGGGAAACGCCAAAGTGCGATGTTTATCCGCTCGATTAGCGGAGGCTATGCGGAGGAGATCCGTAAGGCTGCCTATATCGTTTTTATTTATCAGACATTTATTAAAGATGCATCAGACGAGAATATTTTAACCTGGCGCAATGTGCTGGTGCGCGCGCACCTGAATCCAGTTTTGACCAGCGAACACGCCGAGCTGGCGTTATTTTATTTCTCCGAATTGGATATCGAACCTTTCGAGCTGGCCCAGTTTCGCCGCAGTTATAACGATACCTTTAACCAACTGCATCTGGTGTCGTAA
- a CDS encoding DUF2002 family protein: MYLRPDEVARVLETSGFERDFVDDKAYGYRRGEHYVYVNREARFGRTALVIHPAMKERSERFAEPTASFRSSQVYTQFPLDLESETAAYYGICHGFSSRQLLTNYLDNVFR; encoded by the coding sequence ATGTATTTACGGCCCGATGAAGTGGCAAGAGTGTTGGAAACATCTGGATTTGAGCGCGATTTCGTTGATGACAAAGCCTATGGCTATCGTCGCGGCGAGCATTACGTCTATGTTAATCGTGAAGCGCGGTTTGGTCGCACGGCGTTGGTGATTCACCCTGCCATGAAAGAACGCAGTGAGCGTTTCGCAGAGCCGACGGCATCTTTTCGTAGCAGTCAGGTTTACACCCAGTTCCCTTTGGATTTGGAAAGCGAAACTGCTGCATATTATGGCATTTGCCACGGTTTCAGTTCACGCCAGTTGCTGACTAACTATTTGGATAATGTATTCAGATAA
- a CDS encoding MFS transporter: protein MSPTKFQTNLQLNKRILSIVIFTFVCYLSIGLPLAVLPGFVHGKLGYNSVLAGLIISVQYFATLASRPHAGRFADNIGPKKVVIFGLACCGISGLMYVLADLSDSSSLLSLILLCVGRVFLGVGESFAATGTILWGIGATNPIHTGRVISWNGVATYGAMAVGAPLGVMLNVHFGLMGVAVTILIIAALAIALATSKEAITVVTGKRIAFRAVVGKIWMHGLGLGFGTIGFGVIATFITLYYADKGWAGAAFTLTLFSLGFVGMRLIFGSNIARFGGLKVSIVSFAIEIVGLLMIWQGHSPLSVEIGAFLTGSGFSLIFPALGVEAVKQVPQQNQGTALGTYSAFLDLGLGLTGPIAGLVISHFGTPSIYLAASFMVLLAMMITIKMLRNEKLQQQNP from the coding sequence ATGTCACCCACTAAGTTTCAAACTAATTTACAGTTGAATAAACGCATACTGTCGATAGTTATTTTTACTTTCGTTTGCTATTTAAGCATCGGTTTACCTTTGGCGGTTTTGCCAGGATTTGTCCACGGCAAACTCGGATACAACTCCGTTCTCGCAGGCCTGATTATCAGCGTGCAGTATTTCGCCACGCTTGCCAGCCGTCCCCACGCCGGTCGATTTGCCGATAATATCGGCCCCAAAAAAGTCGTTATTTTTGGATTGGCCTGCTGTGGCATAAGCGGGCTGATGTACGTTTTGGCCGACCTTAGTGACTCTTCATCGCTGCTTAGCCTGATATTACTCTGTGTTGGCCGCGTATTTCTCGGGGTTGGTGAAAGCTTTGCCGCCACCGGAACCATTCTGTGGGGCATTGGCGCAACCAATCCTATTCACACTGGTCGCGTCATTTCGTGGAACGGTGTTGCTACTTACGGTGCCATGGCGGTGGGGGCGCCTCTGGGAGTTATGCTAAACGTGCATTTCGGTTTAATGGGCGTGGCTGTGACCATTCTGATTATTGCCGCGCTGGCTATCGCTTTGGCGACCTCGAAAGAGGCGATTACTGTGGTAACCGGCAAACGGATCGCCTTCCGCGCCGTGGTGGGTAAAATATGGATGCACGGGCTGGGGCTGGGCTTCGGAACCATCGGTTTTGGCGTGATTGCGACCTTTATCACGCTCTATTACGCCGACAAAGGCTGGGCTGGCGCCGCCTTTACGTTGACCCTGTTTAGCCTGGGATTTGTAGGTATGCGCCTGATTTTTGGCAGCAATATCGCGCGCTTTGGCGGCTTGAAAGTGTCTATCGTTTCGTTTGCGATTGAGATTGTTGGTTTGCTGATGATTTGGCAGGGGCACAGCCCGCTCAGCGTGGAAATTGGCGCGTTCCTGACCGGTTCTGGCTTCTCGCTTATCTTCCCTGCTTTGGGGGTCGAAGCGGTTAAGCAGGTTCCACAGCAGAATCAGGGTACTGCGCTTGGCACCTATTCGGCGTTTCTGGATCTCGGCCTTGGCCTTACAGGCCCGATCGCCGGTCTGGTCATTTCGCATTTCGGTACGCCGTCGATTTATCTGGCCGCCTCTTTTATGGTGCTGCTGGCAATGATGATCACCATCAAAATGCTGCGCAACGAAAAACTGCAACAACAAAATCCATAA
- a CDS encoding DUF883 family protein: MFNKKTDKIERDADEDISLLADTLDEVLKSGNLKSKEEIEKIRGKAEGILRDARARFTGNTNLTQHARDAANQATDYVKENPWHGVGVGAAVGLVVGILLGRK; this comes from the coding sequence ATGTTTAATAAAAAGACAGATAAAATCGAACGTGATGCCGATGAGGACATTTCTTTGCTGGCCGATACTCTGGATGAAGTGCTGAAATCAGGCAATTTAAAATCCAAAGAAGAAATTGAAAAAATTCGCGGCAAGGCAGAAGGCATTTTACGCGACGCTCGCGCTCGGTTTACCGGCAACACCAATTTGACGCAGCACGCACGTGATGCAGCCAACCAGGCAACAGATTATGTGAAAGAAAATCCATGGCACGGTGTGGGTGTTGGTGCTGCCGTAGGTTTGGTCGTAGGTATTCTGCTGGGGCGTAAATAA
- the nrdH gene encoding glutaredoxin-like protein NrdH, whose translation MSIIIYSKPDCVQCNATYRAMDKHGIDYQVVDLTQDAQALGQVRALGYQQVPVIVAGDDHWSGFRPDKITALRQLQETH comes from the coding sequence ATGAGCATAATCATTTACAGCAAACCAGACTGCGTGCAATGCAACGCCACTTACCGCGCTATGGACAAACATGGCATCGATTATCAAGTTGTCGATCTGACGCAGGACGCGCAAGCATTGGGCCAGGTTCGGGCGCTGGGTTATCAGCAGGTTCCTGTAATTGTCGCCGGTGACGATCACTGGTCAGGTTTCCGTCCAGACAAAATTACTGCACTGCGCCAGCTGCAAGAAACACACTGA
- the nrdI gene encoding class Ib ribonucleoside-diphosphate reductase assembly flavoprotein NrdI, with amino-acid sequence MNSLVYFSSKSENTHRFVGKLGLPAVRIPIAAQGEKLRMDCPYILLVPSYGGGTATGAVPRQVIHFLNDEHNRSLIRGVIAAGNTNFGAAYCIAGEIVSQKCKVPYLYRFELLGTPEDVAKVKQGVTEFWQRQN; translated from the coding sequence ATGAACAGCCTGGTGTACTTTTCGAGCAAGTCGGAAAACACCCATCGCTTTGTCGGCAAACTCGGTTTGCCGGCCGTCAGAATACCGATAGCAGCACAAGGCGAAAAGCTTCGGATGGATTGCCCCTACATATTGCTGGTTCCCAGCTACGGCGGCGGAACAGCCACCGGGGCGGTCCCAAGACAGGTGATCCACTTCCTCAACGATGAACATAATCGTTCACTCATCCGCGGCGTCATTGCCGCCGGTAACACTAATTTCGGCGCAGCGTACTGCATTGCCGGTGAAATCGTCTCGCAGAAGTGTAAGGTCCCATACCTTTATCGCTTTGAATTGCTGGGCACACCGGAAGACGTTGCAAAGGTCAAACAGGGAGTAACTGAATTTTGGCAGCGACAGAACTAG
- the nrdE gene encoding class 1b ribonucleoside-diphosphate reductase subunit alpha, giving the protein MAATELAITDPGVGTPDYHALNAMLNLFDADGKIQFDKDKLAARQYFLQHVNQNTVFFHNLAEKLRYLVEEGYYDAAVLDQYDFESTKNLFKQAYAKKFRFQTFLGAFKYYTSYTLKTFDGKRYLERYEDRVCLVAMTLAQGDIKLASHLVDEIISGRFQPATPTFLNCGKKQRGELVSCFLLRIEDNMESIGRSVNSALQLSKRGGGVAFMLTNIREVGAPIKRIENQSSGVIPIMKMLEDAFSYANQLGARQGAGAVYLNAHHPDILRFLDTKRENADEKIRIKTLSLGVVIPDITFELAKNNEDMYLFSPYHVEKVYGKPMSEISISEKYREMVNDKRIHKTKINAREFFQVLAEIQFESGYPYMMFEDTVNRANPIKGRINMSNLCSEILQVNSATVYGEDLSYQQVGKDISCNLGSLNIAAAMDSPDLGMSVEMAIRALTAVSDMSNIRSVPSVEQGNNDSHAIGLGQMNLHGYLAREHIYYGSEAGLDFTNIYFYTVVYHAVRASNLLAIERSKAFKGFEDSTYASGAYFDKYLQDIWHPKTERVSELFEQAGIPIPGVAEWTALKESVMAHGLYNQNLQAVPPTGSISYINNSTSSIHPIVSRVEIRKEGKIGRVYYPAAFMDNDNLEYYQDAYEIGPEKIIDTYAEATQHVDQGLSLTLFFRDTATTRDINKAQIYAWRKGIKTIYYIRLRQMALEGTEVQGCVSCTL; this is encoded by the coding sequence TTGGCAGCGACAGAACTAGCAATCACCGATCCGGGTGTCGGCACACCGGACTATCATGCGCTTAACGCGATGTTAAATCTGTTCGATGCCGATGGAAAAATTCAGTTTGATAAAGACAAACTGGCCGCGCGACAGTACTTCTTGCAGCATGTAAACCAAAATACTGTTTTCTTCCATAACCTTGCGGAGAAGCTGCGTTATCTGGTGGAAGAAGGCTATTACGACGCCGCCGTGCTCGACCAATACGATTTTGAGTCGACCAAAAATTTGTTCAAACAGGCTTACGCCAAAAAATTCCGCTTCCAGACTTTCCTGGGCGCATTCAAGTATTACACCAGCTACACGTTGAAGACCTTTGACGGCAAGCGCTATCTCGAACGTTATGAAGACCGCGTCTGCCTGGTGGCAATGACGTTGGCGCAAGGTGATATCAAGCTCGCTAGCCATCTGGTAGACGAAATCATCAGTGGCCGCTTCCAGCCTGCGACTCCGACCTTCCTTAACTGTGGTAAAAAACAGCGCGGCGAGCTGGTCTCGTGCTTCCTGTTGCGTATTGAAGACAATATGGAGTCGATTGGCCGTTCGGTGAACTCAGCCCTGCAGCTGTCCAAGCGAGGTGGGGGTGTCGCCTTTATGCTGACCAACATTCGCGAAGTCGGCGCGCCAATCAAACGTATCGAAAACCAGTCTTCGGGCGTGATCCCGATTATGAAAATGCTGGAAGATGCCTTTTCCTACGCGAATCAGCTAGGTGCTCGTCAGGGCGCGGGCGCGGTTTATCTAAACGCGCACCACCCGGATATTTTGCGTTTTCTGGATACCAAACGCGAAAACGCCGACGAAAAGATCCGCATCAAGACGCTGTCATTGGGCGTAGTTATTCCAGACATCACCTTTGAGCTGGCGAAAAATAACGAAGACATGTATCTGTTCTCGCCTTACCACGTCGAGAAAGTCTATGGCAAACCGATGTCGGAGATAAGCATCAGCGAGAAGTACCGCGAGATGGTCAACGACAAGCGCATCCATAAAACCAAAATCAACGCCCGTGAGTTCTTCCAGGTGTTGGCCGAGATTCAGTTTGAATCTGGCTATCCTTATATGATGTTTGAAGATACGGTCAATCGGGCTAACCCGATCAAGGGCCGTATTAACATGAGTAACCTGTGTTCGGAGATTTTGCAGGTCAACTCGGCGACGGTTTACGGCGAAGATTTGTCTTATCAGCAAGTGGGCAAGGATATTTCCTGCAACCTCGGTTCGCTGAATATTGCCGCCGCAATGGATTCACCGGATCTCGGCATGTCGGTCGAGATGGCAATCCGCGCGCTGACCGCCGTTTCTGATATGAGCAATATTCGTTCAGTACCGTCAGTCGAACAAGGCAACAATGACTCGCACGCTATTGGTCTGGGTCAGATGAACCTGCACGGCTATCTGGCACGCGAACATATCTATTACGGTTCTGAAGCGGGTCTGGATTTCACCAACATCTATTTTTATACCGTGGTTTACCATGCGGTACGCGCCTCAAACCTGCTGGCTATCGAACGCAGCAAGGCATTTAAAGGTTTTGAAGATTCGACTTATGCCAGCGGCGCGTATTTCGATAAATATTTGCAGGATATCTGGCATCCAAAAACCGAGCGCGTAAGTGAGCTGTTCGAGCAGGCTGGCATTCCGATCCCTGGCGTGGCGGAATGGACCGCGTTGAAAGAATCGGTGATGGCGCACGGGCTGTACAATCAGAATCTACAGGCAGTGCCGCCAACCGGTTCTATCTCGTACATCAATAACTCGACTTCAAGCATTCACCCGATAGTTTCGCGCGTGGAAATCCGTAAAGAAGGTAAAATCGGCCGCGTTTATTATCCGGCAGCGTTTATGGATAACGACAATCTTGAGTATTACCAGGACGCCTACGAGATTGGCCCCGAGAAGATCATCGATACCTACGCCGAGGCCACGCAGCACGTGGATCAGGGCCTGTCGCTGACGCTGTTTTTCCGTGATACCGCCACCACTCGCGATATCAACAAGGCGCAGATCTACGCCTGGCGTAAAGGCATCAAGACTATTTACTACATCCGCCTGCGTCAGATGGCGCTGGAAGGCACCGAAGTTCAGGGCTGTGTTTCGTGCACGCTGTAA
- the nrdF gene encoding class 1b ribonucleoside-diphosphate reductase subunit beta — MSSVKQLLPAQPISKAINWNKIQDDKDLEVWNRLTSNFWLPEKVPLSNDIPSWATLSAKEKQLTIRVFTGLTLLDTVQNIIGAPTLMKDAVTPHEEAVYSNICFMEAVHARSYSSIFSTLCMTTDVDDAYRWSEENVALQNKAAIVLSYYNGEDPLMKKVASVFLESFLFYSGFYLPMYWSSRAKLTNTADLIRLIIRDEAVHGYYIGYKFQQALKLESPERQRQVKEQAFDLIQDLYDNEIRYTEELYDGVGWSEDVKKFLHYNANKALMNLGYEALFPASMAEVNPAILSALSPNADENHDFFSGSGSSYVIGKAVNTEDDDWDF, encoded by the coding sequence ATGAGCTCGGTTAAACAACTGCTGCCGGCACAGCCAATCAGCAAAGCCATTAACTGGAACAAAATTCAGGACGATAAAGATTTAGAGGTCTGGAACCGTCTGACCTCTAACTTCTGGCTGCCGGAAAAGGTGCCGCTATCCAATGACATCCCTTCCTGGGCCACGCTGAGTGCCAAAGAGAAGCAGCTGACCATTCGCGTGTTTACCGGCCTGACGCTGCTGGACACGGTGCAGAACATTATCGGCGCACCGACGCTGATGAAAGACGCCGTGACGCCACATGAAGAAGCGGTATATTCGAATATCTGTTTTATGGAAGCCGTTCACGCCCGCTCTTACAGCTCAATCTTCTCGACGCTGTGCATGACGACGGACGTCGATGATGCTTACCGCTGGAGTGAGGAAAACGTTGCGTTGCAGAACAAGGCAGCAATCGTGCTTTCTTATTACAACGGCGAAGATCCGCTGATGAAGAAAGTCGCCAGCGTGTTTTTAGAATCGTTCCTGTTCTATTCTGGCTTCTATCTGCCAATGTATTGGTCAAGCCGCGCCAAGCTGACGAATACCGCTGACCTTATCCGCCTGATCATTCGCGACGAAGCGGTGCACGGTTACTACATCGGCTATAAATTCCAGCAGGCTTTGAAGCTGGAAAGCCCGGAGCGCCAGCGCCAGGTTAAAGAGCAGGCATTTGATCTGATTCAGGATTTGTACGACAACGAAATTCGTTATACCGAAGAGCTGTATGACGGCGTAGGCTGGAGCGAAGACGTTAAAAAGTTCCTGCATTACAATGCCAACAAGGCGCTGATGAATCTCGGTTATGAAGCGCTGTTCCCGGCCAGCATGGCAGAGGTAAACCCTGCTATCTTGTCGGCATTGTCGCCAAACGCCGACGAAAACCACGACTTTTTCTCTGGTTCTGGTTCTTCTTACGTGATCGGTAAAGCGGTTAATACTGAAGACGATGACTGGGATTTCTAA